The sequence AGAGAATTTCTTGAGCAGTTTGACCGATACGATCAATCCGTCCTGCTCGTTGAATGAGTCGAATAATTGCCCAAGGTAAGTCATAATTAACAATAATATGGGCATCTTGAAGATTTTGGCCTTCACTCAATACATCAGTAGCAATCAGAATCCGAATTTCATCGCTAGGTTGCAACAGACTAATACCGTTGCTCTTAGGGCTAAACCGTCGGATCAACATCGTTGCATCAACTGATCCACCTTTGATCGTCGCTACTTGTTGGATACCCGCTAAGTGTAATTGTGCTTTGAGATAGTCAAGTGTATCGGCAAACTGGGTAAAAACAAGAATTTTCTCGTGGGGGTGTTGACGTTCGATTAAATCAACCAACTGCTGGAGTTTTCGATCATGCGCTGGAATCCATTGCCCACAATGAGTCGCCACATAATGGAGACGTTGGATATCAGCCATTAGCTGGCGTTTCAAATCACGGCTAAAAAAGCTCGGACGAACCCACTTAAATTGATTATGATAGCGGGTTGCATACGCTTGATACAATACGCTAGCACGCTGGCGAAATCGCAGAGGACTCCACAGGTGATCAGGCTCTTCTAGGAGTAAGACTGGATCATCATTCGGTGTCGTAATATCATGATCTTGATCATGTTGGCTTGAATCGAGCAAGGCCGCGCTTTGTGAGCCAAGCGGAATCGCACGATTCTGATCGAGCGCATGTAACACAATATAATTGCGCAGAATATGACGCTCAATTGATTGTAAAAATGCTGGCCCGCCACTTTCCAAGCGCTTAAAAATATTCGTGCGACTAAACCCGCGTAGCCGATTGCGAGCACGACGCAAATCCTCGATAATTGCAAGCTCACTCGCCGATGGATGCTCAGAAAACGATGAGCGAAGATACATTCCAAGCGCATACCGAGGAAGCGTTAATTCATCGATGGCATCGACAACCAACGGATCAAGCAAGCGTGAATAGCCATTATTAGGATCATCAGGATCAATATTGAAGCGTAGTGTCCGTGGGATGCGTTGGGGGAAAATCGTTTTGTTACCATTTGAAAACTGTAAAAACCGTAAGCCTGTTTCGACATCAAGAACAGCATAGTTTTGTTTGATGAAGGATCGTGTTCGCCGAACCAAGTATCGGCGCATCAATTCACGCCAGTCATCAGCATAGGTGCTTTTTTCAAAGGCTGCAAGGGTTGAAGGCGATCGTTGATGCAGTCGCGCAAAATCTAGCTCACCAATCTCACGCAGCAACATTTCAGGCCGAATTCCAAGATCTTCATCTTCATCAAGAAATAATCCCAATTGGGCTGACAGATCCCGATATTGTTTGTTATAGGGTGTCGCTGATAACAGAATACACTTGCTATCGCTCTGTTGAATATAGGTTTTGAGCGCCTTATAACGTTGCCCTTCAGGATTACGCAAATTATGACTTTCATCGATCAACACCAAGCGATAGCGTGCTGGAATCGTCTGCATTTCGGCTTCAGTTACCCGACTTAAGGGCAGCACCCGCGCTCGCAAGCCATAGCGTTGACTATAAGCGACCCACATATCTTCGAGATGTTTAGGGCAGATAATTAACGTGCTATAGCCATAACTATCCTCCATCATGCGAGCTAAGGCGGTGGCCATCATCGTCTTACCCAAACCCACCACATCGCCGATGAGCACTCCACCTCGTTGTTTGAGATGACGAGCTGCAATTTTCACGGCTGCTGCCTGAAAATCGAAAAGTTCCTGGTTCATATCAAATGGGATAGAAAATTCGGCTAAACCTGCGCGAGCTTCCTGCGATAAATGATAAATCATCTTCAAATAGACATGATAGGGAGCAACTGTTGATCCTCGTGCCCAACTTTCATCAATAATCGCCGCCAATTCTGCTGAAATATCAAGACACCAGCGATCATCCCAAAGTTCATCAAACCATCCTTGTAATTTCTCGCAAGTATTTGTTTCAAGAACATCAAGATTCAATTCTGTTTGGGTTACCAAGCCAGCAAACGTCAAATTACTGCTACCAACGTACCCAATAAATGGATTAAGTGGATCAGAAACTTGAAATAAATAAAGCTTCGCATGTAGGTTATGACGCAAAAACAATTTAATCACAACTTTGCCTTCTTTAAGTTGGCGGCTCAGCTGACGCAAGCCCGCTTCATCGGCATTATTGGGAGCACCCACCATTAACTGTTGACGAAACTCCTCAGCCATTTGTTGTTTCAAGCGCACAATTCGCGACTGATCCATCCCAAGATTGGGAACAAGACTTAGGGCAGCGCGAAGTTCATCACGGGGTGCAGACTGCATCCCAATGAGAACTCGGCAACATGAATGCTGACCACCAGACCATTGATCTATGCGATCAGCAATCATTCGCCATCCTCGCAAATTAAAATAGCCAATACAAAAATCAGCCCGAAGCGCTGAATCAAGTGTAAGCAGCAGTTGGTCAAGAAACTGTCGATGCATATTATCAAAGATATCAGGCATATGGTATTCCCACGACGAAGGAACGGCTTACGCAAGCATACCATACTCTATAACAAATTTACTTACAAGACCTTTAACCTATAGATCTGATATCAATTATATTTTTTATAGGATTATACTTTCCAGCCTACCATAGCAATCAATCTTATGGAACCCAAATCAAATACATTGGAGAGGCCTCCACCACGCTGCCATAAACATCATTAAATTGAACAGTGATTGATTGGCCAGCATACGGCGCGAGGGTCGCATAGGGCACAGTTACAATCGCCGAATTAGGGGTTGAATATTCATGGCGAAAAATTTGGGTGCTATTAGCATATAACACCACTGCATCATCAACTAGGCTCGGCATAACGCTCGTTGGGCTGGCCGAAAGATAATACGTACCAGTTGCAGGCAAATCACTGGGCAATATAAAGCTTGAGTTCAAAAAGGTTTCGCCTTGAACAGTGATCGGGCGAATCGGAATCGTATTAGGATTAATCGTAGCAATCAGGGTCGTCATCCGTTTAAAGACCAATGGCAAATAGGCAACCGATTGTGCTAGGCTAAACACATAGGCCGCACCAGCATTCATCGCGCTGTTATCGGTTTGGTTGCCATCAATTCCGGTTGCATTGCTATCTTCCCACCATGCCCCAACCACCAAACTTAAACCATCGGTTGCCATGGTATAGCCAAAAGTATCTTCAACTCCAGTATTCGAGGCTTTCAAATAGTGTTGCTGGCTCCACACCGTACCAACTCGTGCAAAGACAAAAGCCGCTCCAGAACCGCCAGCATCAGCATTCTGTTGATCACCATTGATGCCAATGGCCGCACTATCGTCAGCATAGGCGCTAACAATCAGCCGATCGCCACGCAACACCAATGCATGACCAAAATAATTTTCAGTATCAGTATTTGAGGCTTTAATATAGGCTTGCTGGCTCCAACTCACACCATCAAAGCTATAGACATAGGCAGCTCCTGAAAAGGTCGTATTATTATTATTTTGGTCACCATTAACGCCCGTAGCCGAACTATCTTCCCACCATGCGCCAACTGCTACGGTTGAGTCATCGATCGTCACGCTCTCGCCGAAGAAATCGTTGGCCTCGGTATTTGAGGCTTTGAGGTAAGCTTGCTGACTCCAGGTCGTGCCACTGCGTACAAAAACATAGGCTGCGCCAGCACTAGCTGCATCATTATTGGATTGATCACCATTAATGCCAGTGGCAGCACTATCTTCATTGACCGCCCCAACCACCAAGCGATCGCCGCTTAGGTCAAGTGCCATCGCAAAATTATCGTTGGCCTCGGTATTTGAGGCTTTGAGATAGGCTTGTTGGCTCCAGGTCGTGCCAGTGCGCACAAATATATAGGCTGCTCCTGAACGGACAGCATTATTATCGGATTGGTTGCCATTAACTCCAGTCGCATTGCTCGATTCAAGATTAGCCCCAACCGCTAAGGTATTGCCATCAAGCGCGACAATCCAGCCAAATTGATCAAAGGCTTCAGCATTTGAAGCTTTGAGATAGGATTGCTGGCTCCAAGTCGTGCCACTGCGCACAAAAACATAAACGGCCCCAGCATTCATCGCGCTGTTATCGGTTTGGTTGCCATTAATTCCGGTGGCCTCACTTGATTCATTGACCGCCCCAACCACCAAGGTATTACCAGACAATGCCACGCTATGACCGAATAGATCATTGAAATCGGGATTTGAGGCTTTAATATAGGCTTGCTGGCTCCAGGTGGTCCCAGTACGCACAAAAATATAAACTGCACCTGAACTAATGACACTATTATCCTGTTGATTGCCATTAATTCCAGTGGCCGCGCTTGATTCGTTGGGCGCACCAATCGCAATTGTATTGCCATCGATCGCCACGCTTGAGCTAAACTGATCGCCAAGATTGGTATTTGAAGCCTTGAGATAGGCTTGTTGGCTTGGGGGTAATAGCTGGCTAATGGCTTGCCAATCGCTGGCGCGGATGCTCGCTGATTGGGCTGATTGGGCATGGGCAAACCGCCCAACTCGCGCCAACCCAATAACCACAGCCAACAACAATAATCCAGCAATAATTCGGCGAGCAACTCGCATAGTCGGCAGCATTTGATCAGAATGAAAAGCCATGCACTGCTCCTTTTTTTAATTTCGCAACGGCTTGGGCAGCATAGCAGACCACCCTAGCTTGCTCAAGGGTTAATTTGTGGGCTATTAATCTAACGTTGTGGGGTAGCAAAAAATGAATTTCAGCCTATTGCGATACGCTCAGGCGGTTCCATGCTATGATGGAGTGTGCCGCAGGGAACAACACAAGGAGCTGTATTGGTATGACGATTAAACGCCCAGAATTGAGTGTGTGTGTGTTCTGTGGTTCGCGCAATGGAGCGCAACCAGACTATAGCGATGCAGCTAGGGAACTCGGTATCGCCGCAGCCCAACGGGGTTTAGGCTTAGTCTATGGTGGCTCTTCGAACGGCTTGATGGGAATTTTGGCCAACAGTGCGCTGGCAGCCGGAGGCTATGTCGAAGGCATTATTCCCGATGGCCTTTTTTTAAAGGAAGTGGCCCATCCGCGCTTATCGCAGCGCTTTGTCGTGCGCAGCATGCACGAACGCAAAGCCATGATGGCCGAACGTTCAAACGCATTTATCGCGCTACCAGGTGGTTTAGGTACGTTCGAGGAATTATTTGAGATTTTAACCTGGGCCCAGCTTGGCATCCACGCCAAACCAATTGTGGTCTGGAATGTCAAAGGCTACTATGACCCGCTGCTGGCCTTTATCGAAGGAGCGGTCACTGAAGGCTTTGTGGCTCCTGAACATCGGCGGTTTATTTCAATTCGCAGCACGCTTGATGAAGTATTGCACGATGTGTTAAATTTTAAAGCGCCCACTAGCATTGCCAAATGGCTCGAACGCGATGAACTCTAAGTGCTCAATCTAACAATTTTAAGTAATACATTCGGCGGGGATGCTTGATCCATCCCCGCCTGATTGTTTAACTATTGGCTGATATAGGGCGCAAACAGCACAAAACGGGTTGGCGCAGGCAAGCTATATTCAAATGCGCCAATATCACAAACCGCTTGCAGATCGCCATCGCCATCTTGT is a genomic window of Chloroflexota bacterium containing:
- a CDS encoding phospholipase D-like domain-containing protein, whose amino-acid sequence is MPDIFDNMHRQFLDQLLLTLDSALRADFCIGYFNLRGWRMIADRIDQWSGGQHSCCRVLIGMQSAPRDELRAALSLVPNLGMDQSRIVRLKQQMAEEFRQQLMVGAPNNADEAGLRQLSRQLKEGKVVIKLFLRHNLHAKLYLFQVSDPLNPFIGYVGSSNLTFAGLVTQTELNLDVLETNTCEKLQGWFDELWDDRWCLDISAELAAIIDESWARGSTVAPYHVYLKMIYHLSQEARAGLAEFSIPFDMNQELFDFQAAAVKIAARHLKQRGGVLIGDVVGLGKTMMATALARMMEDSYGYSTLIICPKHLEDMWVAYSQRYGLRARVLPLSRVTEAEMQTIPARYRLVLIDESHNLRNPEGQRYKALKTYIQQSDSKCILLSATPYNKQYRDLSAQLGLFLDEDEDLGIRPEMLLREIGELDFARLHQRSPSTLAAFEKSTYADDWRELMRRYLVRRTRSFIKQNYAVLDVETGLRFLQFSNGNKTIFPQRIPRTLRFNIDPDDPNNGYSRLLDPLVVDAIDELTLPRYALGMYLRSSFSEHPSASELAIIEDLRRARNRLRGFSRTNIFKRLESGGPAFLQSIERHILRNYIVLHALDQNRAIPLGSQSAALLDSSQHDQDHDITTPNDDPVLLLEEPDHLWSPLRFRQRASVLYQAYATRYHNQFKWVRPSFFSRDLKRQLMADIQRLHYVATHCGQWIPAHDRKLQQLVDLIERQHPHEKILVFTQFADTLDYLKAQLHLAGIQQVATIKGGSVDATMLIRRFSPKSNGISLLQPSDEIRILIATDVLSEGQNLQDAHIIVNYDLPWAIIRLIQRAGRIDRIGQTAQEILCYSFLPADGIERILKLRARVRDRLRQNAEVMGSDEAFFEDEQNDTSLLDLYSENAAVLDGDDDPGEIDLVSYAYQIWKNAIDNDPGLNHLIPNLPDVIYSSRSFNSLPAYPSGVLVYLRTANGNDALAWVDEAKRYITQSQLTILQAAACSPNTPAISRHIQHHSLVQAGVEHITYEEQTVGGGLGRTTGARFRTYERLKHYTDSIRGQIFESTELSRAVDDIYRYPLRQTALDSINRQLRAGISDQALAELIMALRNENRLCIIHDDDDVREPRLICSLGIWDR
- a CDS encoding FG-GAP repeat protein, whose translation is MAFHSDQMLPTMRVARRIIAGLLLLAVVIGLARVGRFAHAQSAQSASIRASDWQAISQLLPPSQQAYLKASNTNLGDQFSSSVAIDGNTIAIGAPNESSAATGINGNQQDNSVISSGAVYIFVRTGTTWSQQAYIKASNPDFNDLFGHSVALSGNTLVVGAVNESSEATGINGNQTDNSAMNAGAVYVFVRSGTTWSQQSYLKASNAEAFDQFGWIVALDGNTLAVGANLESSNATGVNGNQSDNNAVRSGAAYIFVRTGTTWSQQAYLKASNTEANDNFAMALDLSGDRLVVGAVNEDSAATGINGDQSNNDAASAGAAYVFVRSGTTWSQQAYLKASNTEANDFFGESVTIDDSTVAVGAWWEDSSATGVNGDQNNNNTTFSGAAYVYSFDGVSWSQQAYIKASNTDTENYFGHALVLRGDRLIVSAYADDSAAIGINGDQQNADAGGSGAAFVFARVGTVWSQQHYLKASNTGVEDTFGYTMATDGLSLVVGAWWEDSNATGIDGNQTDNSAMNAGAAYVFSLAQSVAYLPLVFKRMTTLIATINPNTIPIRPITVQGETFLNSSFILPSDLPATGTYYLSASPTSVMPSLVDDAVVLYANSTQIFRHEYSTPNSAIVTVPYATLAPYAGQSITVQFNDVYGSVVEASPMYLIWVP
- a CDS encoding TIGR00730 family Rossman fold protein, giving the protein MTIKRPELSVCVFCGSRNGAQPDYSDAARELGIAAAQRGLGLVYGGSSNGLMGILANSALAAGGYVEGIIPDGLFLKEVAHPRLSQRFVVRSMHERKAMMAERSNAFIALPGGLGTFEELFEILTWAQLGIHAKPIVVWNVKGYYDPLLAFIEGAVTEGFVAPEHRRFISIRSTLDEVLHDVLNFKAPTSIAKWLERDEL